One stretch of Numenius arquata chromosome 8, bNumArq3.hap1.1, whole genome shotgun sequence DNA includes these proteins:
- the LHX9 gene encoding LIM/homeobox protein Lhx9 isoform X2 has product MEIVGCRAEENTCPFRPPAMLFHGISGGHIQGIMEEMERRSKTESRLAKGGQMNGRETNMPPMSPEKPALCAGCGGKISDRYYLLAVDKQWHLRCLKCCECKLALESELTCFAKDGSIYCKEDYYRRFSVQRCARCHLGISASEMVMRARESVYHLSCFTCTTCNKTLTTGDHFGMKDNLVYCRAHFESLLQGEYPPQLSYTELAAKSGGLALPYFNGTGTVQKGRPRKRKSPALGVDIVNYNSGCNENEADHLDRDQQPYPPSQKTKRMRTSFKHHQLRTMKSYFAINHNPDAKDLKQLAQKTGLTKRVLQGEQIMGHYSQTSRRLKIP; this is encoded by the exons ATGGAAATAGTGGggtgcagagcagaagaaaatacttGTCCTTTCCGTCCCCCAGCCATGCTTTTCCACGGGATCTCCGGAGGCCATATCCAAGGAAtcatggaggagatggagaggcgATCCAAGACCGAGTCCCGCCTGGCTAAGGGGGGACAGATGAACGGCCGAGAAACG AACATGCCCCCAATGAGCCCCGAGAAGCCTGCTTTGTGTGCTGGTTGTGGAGGGAAGATCTCAGACAGATATTACCTGCTGGCTGTTGACAAACAATGGCACCTCAGGTGTCTTAAATGCTGTGAATGTAAACTGGCTTTGGAGTCAGAACTCACCTGCTTTGCCAAGGACGGCAGCATTTACTGCAAGGAGGATTACTACAG aaGGTTCTCCGTGCAGAGATGTGCCCGCTGCCACCTTGGGATCTCAGCCTCTGAAATGGTCATGAGAGCCAGGGAGTCGGTTTATCACCTGAGCTGCTTCACCTGCACCACCTGCAACAAGACTCTGACCACAGGCGATCACTTTGGCATGAAGGACAACCTGGTTTACTGCAGGGCCCACTTCGAGTCCCTTTTGCAAGGAGAATATCCCCCTCAGCTGAGCTACACCGAGCTGGCTGCCAAGAGCGGAGGGCTGGCCCTGCCTTACTTCAACGGCACTGGCACAGTCCAGAAGGGGAGGCCCAGGAAACGAAAGAGCCCTGCCTTGGGAGTGGACATCGTCAACTACAACTCAG GTTGTAATGAGAATGAGGCAGATCACTTGGACAGAGACCAGCAGCCTTATCCCCCATCCCAGAAGACAAAGCGCATGCGCACCTCCTTCAAACACCACCAGCTTCGCACCATGAAGTCCTACTTTGCTATCAACCACAACCCAGATGCCAAGGACCTCAAGCAGCTTGCCCAGAAAACAGGCCTGACCAAGAGAGTTCTGCAG
- the LHX9 gene encoding LIM/homeobox protein Lhx9 isoform X1 has protein sequence MEEVTRGAPEDVSGMLWKGSGGWGTSFTSRARVWCGASPREQGAQNCRQEDPSVGIEVSGNSRQLFQGKARKSGVKTMLFHGISGGHIQGIMEEMERRSKTESRLAKGGQMNGRETNMPPMSPEKPALCAGCGGKISDRYYLLAVDKQWHLRCLKCCECKLALESELTCFAKDGSIYCKEDYYRRFSVQRCARCHLGISASEMVMRARESVYHLSCFTCTTCNKTLTTGDHFGMKDNLVYCRAHFESLLQGEYPPQLSYTELAAKSGGLALPYFNGTGTVQKGRPRKRKSPALGVDIVNYNSGCNENEADHLDRDQQPYPPSQKTKRMRTSFKHHQLRTMKSYFAINHNPDAKDLKQLAQKTGLTKRVLQVWFQNARAKFRRNLLRQENGGVDKADGTSLPAPPSADSGALTPPGTATTLTDLTNPTITVVTSVTSNLDSHESGSPSQTTLTNLF, from the exons ATGGAAGAGGTGACTCGAGGAGCCCCTGAGGATGTCTCCGGGATGCTTTGGAAAGGAAGTGGGGGCTGGGGTACTTCTTTCACTAGTCGCGCTCGGGTTTGGTGTGGAGCGTCCCCCAGGGAACAGGGAGCGCAGAACTGCCGCCAGGAAGATCCTTCAGTAGGGATCGAGGTGTCAGGAAACAGCCGGCAGCTGTTCCAGGGAAAGGCAAGGAAGAGCGGTGTGAAAA CCATGCTTTTCCACGGGATCTCCGGAGGCCATATCCAAGGAAtcatggaggagatggagaggcgATCCAAGACCGAGTCCCGCCTGGCTAAGGGGGGACAGATGAACGGCCGAGAAACG AACATGCCCCCAATGAGCCCCGAGAAGCCTGCTTTGTGTGCTGGTTGTGGAGGGAAGATCTCAGACAGATATTACCTGCTGGCTGTTGACAAACAATGGCACCTCAGGTGTCTTAAATGCTGTGAATGTAAACTGGCTTTGGAGTCAGAACTCACCTGCTTTGCCAAGGACGGCAGCATTTACTGCAAGGAGGATTACTACAG aaGGTTCTCCGTGCAGAGATGTGCCCGCTGCCACCTTGGGATCTCAGCCTCTGAAATGGTCATGAGAGCCAGGGAGTCGGTTTATCACCTGAGCTGCTTCACCTGCACCACCTGCAACAAGACTCTGACCACAGGCGATCACTTTGGCATGAAGGACAACCTGGTTTACTGCAGGGCCCACTTCGAGTCCCTTTTGCAAGGAGAATATCCCCCTCAGCTGAGCTACACCGAGCTGGCTGCCAAGAGCGGAGGGCTGGCCCTGCCTTACTTCAACGGCACTGGCACAGTCCAGAAGGGGAGGCCCAGGAAACGAAAGAGCCCTGCCTTGGGAGTGGACATCGTCAACTACAACTCAG GTTGTAATGAGAATGAGGCAGATCACTTGGACAGAGACCAGCAGCCTTATCCCCCATCCCAGAAGACAAAGCGCATGCGCACCTCCTTCAAACACCACCAGCTTCGCACCATGAAGTCCTACTTTGCTATCAACCACAACCCAGATGCCAAGGACCTCAAGCAGCTTGCCCAGAAAACAGGCCTGACCAAGAGAGTTCTGCAG GTTTGGTTTCAAAACGCAAGAGCCAAATTCAGAAGGAACCTTTTGCGGCAGGAGAATGGGGGTGTCGATAAAGCTGATGGCACCTCACTTCCGGCACCGCCCTCAGCAGACAGCGGCGCACTCACTCCACCCGGCACTGCGACCACTTTAACAGACCTGACCAATCCCACTATCACTGTAGTGACATCAGTGACCTCTAACTTGGACAGCCACGAATCCGGGAGCCCCTCACAAACTACCTTAACGAACCTTTTCTAA